gagcgtcgttattcctaacatggtgggctttggctgttacaagtGGTATAGAGCCAGTCACTGGGCGGTATGccgcgaggatgctggcccccaaggggggtggattgtgagatcccactcggttagagaggggaacgaaacatttcttataaggatgtggaaaccactccctcgttttaaaaatcgtgaggctgacagcgacaCGTAgtgggccaaagcagacaatatttgctagtgatgggcttgagccattacagatggtatcagagtcagtcaccgagtggtgtgccagcgaggatgctggcccccaaggggggtggattgtgagatcctacgttggttggagaggggaatgaaacatttcttataagggtgtggaaacctctccctaacatgcgcgttttaaaaaccgtgaggctgacagtgatacgtaacgggtcaaagcggatgatatctactagtggtgggcttgggctattacattcCTGGTCTCTATATGTTAAATCTCGGATAAAGATATGTGCATCACTTTGGACAAAACCAAGAGGAGCAATGTCTTGAAGTTCGtaggaaattgaaaataagcctaaaaatagtaaaatagtAATTTGGATGAACTTGGTCGTTTCTTTTAATATGTTGATAATTGACAGGGTAAGAGGAGATATATTCCTATGAAACAACCAACTGCACAGCAAGTGATGAAAGATGCAATCTCTGCAGGGCCTACTACAGTTTTTGTAATGGGAGCTCATACAAACTTGGCTATATTTCTTATGACAAATCCtcatttgaagaaaaatataaagcaTATATATGCCATGGGGGGTGCTATTAGACAAACTTGCTCACCTAATGCTGATAAATCTCATGGGAAGACATGCAACAATATTGGGAACTTGTGGCCTCCAAATGCAAATCCATATGCTGAGTTCAATATATTTGGAGACCCTTTTGCTGCCTATACGGTAATTTCTACTTACTGTTGTTATAAGTTGATTATTAACTTTCTAATCTATGAAACAATCGATATATGATGAATAATATGCGTCAAATGTTCTAAATCATTTGCattagaaattttgaaaagttatggACCTCTCATATGAAACcttctctctttgtttttcgttctttttgtttatcgTGTATCCTTCTGCTAGTGGAGTTTTGGTGTGTTTGGGAGTGTTTTGATAATATGTTTGAGTGCTTTGCTATCCATCACTTGAGCTAAAAGTACTCTATAAGTGCTTGTAGTTTAAGGTGTTGttgactattttatttataatatacttttattgtgagatcccgcctcggttggagaggggaatgaagtattctttgtaagggtgtggaaagctctccctagcagacgcgttttaaatttgtgaggctgatgacgatacgtaaaaggtcaaagcggataatatctgctagcggtggcttgggctgttacaaatggtattagagccagtcaTCGGATGGTGCGAGgcactggtcggagtagggttagaccctctccatagttgatacattttaaaaccgtgaggctgaaggcgatacgtaatgggccaaaacagacaatatctactagcggtgggcttgggtcgttataAATTGTATTAAAGACaaacaccgggcagtgtgccaacgaggacgttgggtccccaagggggttggattgtgagatcccacatcggttggagaggggaatgaaacattccttataagggtgtggaaacttctccctagcaaacgcgttttaaaaccgtgaggttgatgacgatacgtaacgggcaaaagtggacaatacctGTTAGCGGTGgccttgggctattacaaatggtattagagccagacaccggttggtgggcccctaaggggggtggattgtgagatcccacattgattggagaggggaatgaaacatttcttataagggtgtgaaaacttctccttagcaaacacgttttaaaaccgtgaggctaacggcgatacataacgggccaaagcggacaacatccgctaatggtgggcttggattgttacattTATATTACTTCCTAATATGAAATTTCTAGTGAGAAAATGCTTTGGGCCAGGAAAAAGCACATTTAGCATGATTAAAAGCTCCCAAACATATCCATATGTTCTTTTGTGTAATTTTGGAATCTGCATCTGATATTAGTGTTGCTTCTTCGAGAAACAGGTGCTACATTCTGGAATTCCTGTTACTGTTGTTCCTCTAGACGCAACAAGTACAATTCCTGTGGATAAGAAAGTATATTTGGCATTTGAACAGAGACAAAACACATATGAGGCTAAATATTGTTTCCAGTCCTTGAAAATGGCTCATGATACTTGGTCCGGCGGTGGATTTTTTGAAGTAATCATCCATAACTGATTCAATTCTCTTTCATTAAGAAAGATTCCATTTTACATGTTCATTGTAGTGACTTGGCATTTTCACAGATGTATTCGATGTGGGATTCTTTTATGGTTGGTGTAGCTTTGTCCCAAATGCTTAATCTGGACAGAGGGGGTGGAAATAATGCATATTCAAAGatggaatatttaaatatcactATTGTTACGTCAAATGAACCGTATGGGATCTCCGATGGTTCAAATCCGCTCGTTGATGGTCGTTTAATCCCAAAATTTGGCGTCCAAAAGAATGGGGTGCACAGTGGCCATGTTCAGACAGGAATGCTAGATCCATTCTGCCTTGTTTCATCTGAGAAGGGCAAGTGTAAGGTATGTCCAAGAGACTATTCACATGTTTATTGATATAGACGGCTAGCTGGTTGCAAAGTTGATGAAGTCTAATGGCTGTATGTTTTTGTTGCTACCGAAGTTTCTTGTAAACGATTCTAAAACTTTAGTAGAAGCTTAAAGAGTTCCGTATGATGGTCATAGGATGGCTATACAAAGGAGGCAGAGGGCTCTGAATCTGTTGAAGTTCTGGTTGCTGTGTCGGCTAAGTCATCTCTCAACACCAACAACATAATTGATAAAGCGTTTTATTTAAGCTTCCTGGATGTAAGAGTAATATGGCAGCCTTTTGCCGTCGTTACATTTTCTacctcatttattttttttcaatgtagactttgttagatgaacacgactctccacaatggtatgatattgtccactttgagcataagctctcgtggctttgctttgggtatccccaaaaggcctcataccaatggagagagtatttttttattataaacccatgatcattccctaaattagtcgatgtgggactttcatcatccaacaggcTTTACTTGGTAAAAAATGCAGGCTATAAATAGTCCTCGACAATCAGGGAGGTTTGATTTTAGAGCTCAGTTTCCTAAGTATAAGGAAGTACTATATAGACCAAAATTTGGGAAGAATTTGCTAGGAAAGCCAGTTATTTTTGACATGGATATGAGCACAGGAGATTTTCTTACTCTTCTCTATCTCTTGAAGACACCGGTTGAAATCATCGATCTAAAGGTATGGTGttattttgcttttagttttctgAAATCTATTACTGTGgcttttgtgagatcccatatcggttggggaagagaacgaagcattctttataagggtgtggaaacctctccctagcaaacgttTTTTAACAACCTTGAGGTGAAtcctggaagggaaagcctaaatagaacaatatctgctagcggtggttttgagtcgttacaaatggtatcagagctagacatcgggcgatgtgccagcgaggaagtTGCACCCttaagggggtggacacgaggtagtgtgccagcaaggacgttgggcctcgaagggggtgtaTTGGGGTGCTCACATCAATTACAGAAGGGAACAAgtactagcgaggacgctgggctcgaaggggggtggattatgagatcccacatcgattggggaggagaacgaagcNtatccccaaaaggcctcataccaatggagagagtatttttttattataaacccatgatcattccctaaattagtcgatgtgggactttcatcatccaacaggcTTTACTTGGTAAAAAATGCAGGCTATAAATAGTCCTCGACAATCAGGGAGGTTTGATTTTAGAGCTCAGTTTCCTAAGTATAAGGAAGTACTATATAGACCAAAATTTGGGAAGAATTTGCTAGGAAAGCCAGTTATTTTTGACATGGATATGAGCACAGGAGATTTTCTTACTCTTCTCTATCTCTTGAAGACACCGGTTGAAATCATCGATCTAAAGGTATGGTGttattttgcttttagttttctgAAATCTATTACTGTGgcttttgtgagatcccatatcggttggggaagagaacgaagcattctttataagggtgtggaaacctctccctagcaaacgttTTTTAACAACCTTGAGGTGAAtcctggaagggaaagcctaaatagaacaatatctgctagcggtggttttgagtcgttacaaatggtatcagagctagacatcgggcgatgtgccagcgaggaagtTGCACCCttaagggggtggacacgaggtagtgtgccagcaaggacgttgggcctcgaagggggtgtaTTGGGGTGCTCACATCAATTACAGAAGGGAACAAgtactagcgaggacgctgggctcgaaggggggtggattatgagatcccacatcgattggggaggagaacgaagcattctttataaggatgtggaaacctctccctagcagacgagtattgaaaaccttgaggggaatcctGGAAGGGAGAGGCCAAAGAgagcaatatctgctagccgtggtcttgggctgttacaaatggtattagagctagaacCAGGCGATGTCCAGCGAGGACACTCCGCCCCGAATGGGGTGGATACGAGGCAGTataccagcaaggacactggacccCGAACCCAAAGATGGATGGATTGGGGGCCCACATTGATTGCAAAAGGGAACaaatgccagcgaggacgctggggcctgaaaggaggtggattgttagatcccatcggtcggagaggagaacgaaacattatttataagggtgtgaaaacctNGGCTTTACTTGGTAAAAAATGCAGGCTATAAATAGTCCTCGACAATCAGGGAGGTTTGATTTTAGAGCTCAGTTTCCTAAGTATAAGGAAGTACTATATAGACCAAAATTTGGGAAGAATTTGCTAGGAAAGCCAGTTATTTTTGACATGGATATGAGCACAGGAGATTTTCTTACTCTTCTCTATCTCTTGAAGACACCGGTTGAAATCATCGATCTAAAGGTATGGTGttattttgcttttagttttctgAAATCTATTACTGTGgcttttgtgagatcccatatcggttggggaagagaacgaagcattctttataagggtgtggaaacctctccctagcaaacgttTTTTAACAACCTTGAGGTGAAtcctggaagggaaagcctaaatagaacaatatctgctagcggtggttttgagtcgttacaaatggtatcagagctagacatcgggcgatgtgccagcgaggaagtTGCACCCttaagggggtggacacgaggtagtgtgccagcaaggacgttgggcctcgaagggggtgtaTTGGGGTGCTCACATCAATTACAGAAGGGAACAAgtactagcgaggacgctgggctcgaaggggggtggattatgagatcccacatcgattggggaggagaacgaagcattctttataaggatgtggaaacctctccctagcagacgagtattgaaaaccttgaggggaatcctGGAAGGGAGAGGCCAAAGAgagcaatatctgctagccgtggtcttgggctgttacaaatggtattagagctagaacCAGGCGATGTCCAGCGAGGACACTCCGCCCCGAATGGGGTGGATACGAGGCAGTataccagcaaggacactggacccCGAACCCAAAGATGGATGGATTGGGGGCCCACATTGATTGCAAAAGGGAACaaatgccagcgaggacgctggggcctgaaaggaggtggattgttagatcccatcggtcggagaggagaacgaaacattatttataagggtgtgaaaacctctccctagtagacacgttttaaaaatcttgatgGGAATCCTAGAAGgtaaagtccaaagagaacaatatctgctggcggtgATCTACTAAGGCATGAaagtttctctttcttttgttcttttaacaTATCATTTTACAGGGAATAATAATTAGCCCAAATGGATGGGCCACGGCTGCAACAATAGACGTCGTATATGATGTATTACATATGATGGGTCGTGACGACATTTCAGTTGGTCTCGGCGATGTATTTGCTATTGGAGAAGCACATCCATCATTTCCTTCTATTGGAGACTGCAAGTATATCAAGGCCATTCCTCATGGTAGCGGTGGGTTCTTGGACTCCGATACACTTTATGGATTCGCTCGAGACTTGCCTCGTAGTCCTAGAAGGTATCTTTTTTTCGAATGCATTTATCTTCATATAAGATCTCCTCATGATTTGGTATTGGAAGAACTGGGTGTGAAAGTATGAGTTTGGCAAGGCTTTTGGGAGAGTAATGCTAGTTAAAGAGCACTTTTCAAAGATTTCATGGTGTTTGGTTAAATAGAAAGTGATTCTAAAAGTTCTATAAACATTTTAGATCATTTTAAAGTGATTTTATAggaaaaatgcttaaaatcgTCCTAACTtaccataaattttatttgacaaAATAGCTTGAATGTCTCACAATCCTGCATGTTGAGGACTTGAGGTGGAGGGCTTTCCCtcctgggcttcccctcaaggtttttaaaatccGTCTTTTAGgtaaaggtttccacactcttataaaaaatgcttcgtgcttctcctccccaaccaaagttggatctcacaatccacccccttcggggcctagcgtccttgttggcactcattcccttctccaatcggtGTGGGATccccaatccacccaccttcggtgctcagtgtccttgttggcacaccacctcgtgttcaacccctttggggcttagcctcctcgctagcacatcacctggtgtctagctctgataccatttgtaacagccccaagtccaccgctagcggatattgtcatctttgagttttcccttttgggcttctcctcaaggattttaaaacgcctctactagggaaaggtttccacatccttataaagaatacttccttcttctccctaaccaatatgagatctcacaggtAAAGACTCCAAAATCCTTGGTTCAAttgaatcaaaatattaatgaatagAAAATTTAGGTTCATCCATGGATGAGTGGAATGGGGGTCGATGGCATGACTAGGAAACAAAGTTACATCGGTCGACCATTGGGAATAGTTttgatttaaatgaaatttaaatatgatgaTTTTATCTGAAAAATCATTTGCTGTTGAGATCTTAATGGATGATATTACAGAGTCCTGTCTTCAAACACATGTAGCATTACACTGCACTAGAGATCAAATTATGGACAAAACCAaactttcatgtttttttttttttttttccttcagaTATACAGCTGAaaattcagtaaagattggaGCATTTAGAGACACTGATCACCCTGTACTCAGACAAATGTCTGCTCTTGATGTTTGGAAAGATGTTGTACGATCTCTAGATCCGGGGGTGAAAATTACCGTTTTAACGAATGGACCTTTGACGAATCTCGCTCAAATTATACGTTCTAAAGCCATAAGCTCAAGGATTCAGGTAAACAACCGTAACCTTTCATTTATTGTATAGGCATATTATTTATCATCAAGGATTTATGATGTGGTGAAAGAAGATGAACTGCATaatgaaaacaatatttttgatCCTTTAGCATTAAGATCATTGCATTTCAGCATCCAACTTCAATGAATCCTACACCAATTGagtggaacgaagcattccgtagaagagtgtgaaaacctctccctagtagacgcgttttaaaactgtgaggctgacagtgatacgtaacgggctaaaacagacaatatctgctagcggcgggtttgagctgttacaaatggtattagagccaggtatcaagcaatgtgccagcgaggacgctgggcctccaaggggggtggattgtgaaatctcacatcagttggagaagggaacagaacattccttataagggtgtggaaacctctccctagtagacgcgttctaaaaccgtgaggttgacggcgatacgtaacggactaaagcggacaatatttgctaatggtgagcttgggctgtaaTTCGAGGTGCTTGGACCCTT
This sequence is a window from Cucurbita pepo subsp. pepo cultivar mu-cu-16 chromosome LG04, ASM280686v2, whole genome shotgun sequence. Protein-coding genes within it:
- the LOC111792856 gene encoding uncharacterized protein LOC111792856; this translates as MVMMMKGVSRGGRFWKSGFICGVVAVAAMFGSWLWLTSSFDAPLRILVDTDVDTDDVTALLYLLKQPSSLFHLQAITINGNGWSNGGHAVNHLYDMLFMMGRDDIPIGVGGEGGISPNATISAHVGGYLPLIDQGVSTAGQCRYRQAIPVGEKGRLYADTNFGLRRAFLPQGKRRYIPMKQPTAQQVMKDAISAGPTTVFVMGAHTNLAIFLMTNPHLKKNIKHIYAMGGAIRQTCSPNADKSHGKTCNNIGNLWPPNANPYAEFNIFGDPFAAYTVLHSGIPVTVVPLDATSTIPVDKKVYLAFEQRQNTYEAKYCFQSLKMAHDTWSGGGFFEMYSMWDSFMVGVALSQMLNLDRGGGNNAYSKMEYLNITIVTSNEPYGISDGSNPLVDGRLIPKFGVQKNGVHSGHVQTGMLDPFCLVSSEKGKCKDGYTKEAEGSESVEVLVAVSAKSSLNTNNIIDKAFYLSFLDAINSPRQSGRFDFRAQFPKYKEVLYRPKFGKNLLGKPVIFDMDMSTGDFLTLLYLLKTPVEIIDLKGIIISPNGWATAATIDVVYDVLHMMGRDDISVGLGDVFAIGEAHPSFPSIGDCKYIKAIPHGSGGFLDSDTLYGFARDLPRSPRRYTAENSVKIGAFRDTDHPVLRQMSALDVWKDVVRSLDPGVKITVLTNGPLTNLAQIIRSKAISSRIQEVYITGGHISSRDKGNVFTIPSNEYAEFNFFLDPTAAELVLGSGLNITLIPLNTQRNVSSFSKILEKLKHGNRTHEARFARRLLFRLYRLQQKYHQYHHVDMFLGEVVGAVSLGGRHRNLKEAFSMKAVKVIREGGESKVGQTIIDEKEGKWVRVLESVEALAFYEHLANALADQNQTAVIGSFEEQKALWSA